The Triticum aestivum cultivar Chinese Spring chromosome 3A, IWGSC CS RefSeq v2.1, whole genome shotgun sequence genome includes a region encoding these proteins:
- the LOC123062199 gene encoding beta-glucosidase BoGH3B isoform X1, protein MRQANQSPARPPPLIRAEGRQVDHAEETLRFSEMVCPNVSWGCLLLLLCFAWTGDADYMKYKDPKQPVNTRIKDLIGRMTLAEKIGQMTQIERSVASADVMKNYFIGSILSGGGSVPAPQATPAMWVNMVNEFQKGALATRLGIPMIYGIDAVHGNNNVYNATIFPHNVGLGATRDPDLVKRIGEATALEVRATGIPYTFAPCIAVCRDPRWGRCYESYSEDHKIVQQMTDIILGLQGEIPVNHTKGVPYVAKNKVAACAKHFVGDGGTHNGINENNTIIDVHGLLGIHMPPYYDSIIKGVATVMVSYSSVNGEKMHANHDLVTGYLKSKLRFRGFVISDWLGIDRITSPAGANYTYSVQAGINAGIDMVMVPFNYTEFIEDATSLVNKRIISMSRIDDAVSRILRVKFTMGLFENPLADLSFADQLGKKEHRELAREAVRKSLVLLKNGNTPNQQFLPLPKKASKILVAGSHASNLGYQCGGWSIQWMGGSGDITAGTTILDAIKSTVGDATPVVYSENPDDSFMKNNEFSFAIVVVGEPPYAETVGDNTDLTILDPGPDTIRTVCSAVKCAVVVVSGRPVVIEPYLPLMEALVAAWLPGTEGQGVADVLFGDYGFTGKLSRTWFKSVDQLPMNFGDPHYDPLFPFGFGLAVNSSQPGFSGARSRGDKKEIRVWAVLSLLLSMMLAWA, encoded by the exons ATGCGCCAAGCGAATCAATCCCCGGCCCGTCCTCCTCCGCTTATCCGCGCTGAG GGCCGTCAGGTTGACCACGCTGAGGAGACACTGAGATTTTCAGAGATGGTATGCCCCAACGTTTCTTGGGGATGCCTTCTTCTACTGCTCTGTTTTGCTTGGACGGGAGATGCAGATTACATGAAGTACAAGGATCCAAAGCAGCCTGTCAACACCAGAATCAAGGACCTTATTGGTAGAATGACTCTTGCTGAAAAAATTGGCCAGATGACGCAGATTGAGCGTTCGGTTGCATCTGCAGACGTCATGAAAAATTACTTCATAG GTAGCATCTTAAGTGGTGGTGGGAGTGTCCCTGCTCCTCAGGCCACACCTGCAATGTGGGTCAACATGGTAAATGAATTCCAGAAAGGTGCCTTGGCAACACGTCTGGGAATTCCTATGATTTATGGGATTGATGCTGTTCATGGTAATAACAACGTCTACAACGCCACCATATTCCCTCACAACGTTGGGCTTGGAGCTACAAG GGATCCTGACCTAGTAAAGAGGATTGGCGAAGCAACTGCTCTTGAAGTACGCGCAACAGGCATCCCATATACCTTTGCTCCATGCATTGCA GTTTGCAGAGATCCAAGATGGGGTCGATGCTATGAGAGCTACAGTGAAGACCATAAGATTGTTCAGCAGATGACAGATATTATCCTTGGTCTGCAAGGAGAGATCCCAGTGAATCATACCAAAGGAGTTCCTTATGTTGCCAA GAATAAAGTTGCTGCTTGTGCTAAACATTTCGTTGGTGATGGTGGAACGCATAATGGAATCAATGAGAACAACACGATCATTGACGTGCACGGACTGCTAGGCATTCACATGCCACCATATTATGACTCCATTATCAAGGGTGTCGCTACTGTTATGGTTTCATATTCAAGCGTTAATGGTGAAAAAATGCATGCCAATCATGATCTAGTCACTGGCTACTTGAAATCCAAACTGCGCTTCAGA GGTTTTGTGATATCTGACTGGCTAGGAATAGACAGGATAACCTCACCAGCTGGTGCAAACTATACTTACTCTGTGCAAGCTGGAATAAATGCTGGTATTGATATG GTTATGGTCCCTTTCAATTACACCGAGTTCATTGAGGATGCAACATCTCTTGTTAACAAGCGTATCATCAGTATGAGCAGAATTGATGATGCTGTGAGTCGCATCCTTCGAGTGAAATTTACAATGGGCCTCTTCGAGAACCCTTTAGCTGATCTTAGCTTTGCAGATCAGCTTGGAAAGAAG GAGCACAGGGAATTGGCTAGAGAAGCTGTCAGGAAATCACTTGTTCTATTGAAAAATGGCAACACTCCTAATCAACAATTCCTGCCTCTCCCAAAGAAAGCTAGTAAGATCCTCGTAGCTGGAAGTCACGCTAGCAATTTAGGCTACCAGTGTGGTGGATGGTCAATTCAATGGATGGGGGGAAGTGGAGATATTACAGCTG GAACAACAATCCTTGATGCCATAAAGTCCACCGTTGGTGATGCAACACCTGTAGTCTACTCTGAGAACCCTGATGACAGCTTCATGAAGAACAACGAGTTTTCATTTGCTATTGTTGTTGTTGGCGAGCCACCATATGCGGAAACAGTAGGCGATAACACTGATCTGACTATCCTAGACCCTGGTCCAGACACAATCCGAACCGTCTGTTCGGCAGTTAAATGCGCAGTGGTTGTCGTCTCTGGACGGCCTGTCGTCATTGAACCATATCTTCCTCTGATGGAAGCGCTTGTTGCCGCCTGGCTTCCTGGCACAGAAGGGCAGGGTGTCGCTGATGTGCTATTTGGGGACTACGGCTTCACCGGAAAGCTTTCGCGCACTTGGTTCAAGTCTGTAGACCAGCTGCCCATGAATTTTGGAGACCCACACTATGACCCGCTCTTCCCTTTCGGCTTCGGGTTGGCAGTAAATTCATCACAGCCAGG GTTCTCGGGCGCCAGAAGCCGCGGAGATAAGAAGGAAATTAGGGTATGGGCCGTGTTGAGTTTGCTACTGTCAATGATGCTAGCTTGGGCATAG
- the LOC123062199 gene encoding beta-glucosidase BoGH3B isoform X2: MTDIILGLQGEIPVNHTKGVPYVAKNKVAACAKHFVGDGGTHNGINENNTIIDVHGLLGIHMPPYYDSIIKGVATVMVSYSSVNGEKMHANHDLVTGYLKSKLRFRGFVISDWLGIDRITSPAGANYTYSVQAGINAGIDMVMVPFNYTEFIEDATSLVNKRIISMSRIDDAVSRILRVKFTMGLFENPLADLSFADQLGKKEHRELAREAVRKSLVLLKNGNTPNQQFLPLPKKASKILVAGSHASNLGYQCGGWSIQWMGGSGDITAGTTILDAIKSTVGDATPVVYSENPDDSFMKNNEFSFAIVVVGEPPYAETVGDNTDLTILDPGPDTIRTVCSAVKCAVVVVSGRPVVIEPYLPLMEALVAAWLPGTEGQGVADVLFGDYGFTGKLSRTWFKSVDQLPMNFGDPHYDPLFPFGFGLAVNSSQPGFSGARSRGDKKEIRVWAVLSLLLSMMLAWA, from the exons ATGACAGATATTATCCTTGGTCTGCAAGGAGAGATCCCAGTGAATCATACCAAAGGAGTTCCTTATGTTGCCAA GAATAAAGTTGCTGCTTGTGCTAAACATTTCGTTGGTGATGGTGGAACGCATAATGGAATCAATGAGAACAACACGATCATTGACGTGCACGGACTGCTAGGCATTCACATGCCACCATATTATGACTCCATTATCAAGGGTGTCGCTACTGTTATGGTTTCATATTCAAGCGTTAATGGTGAAAAAATGCATGCCAATCATGATCTAGTCACTGGCTACTTGAAATCCAAACTGCGCTTCAGA GGTTTTGTGATATCTGACTGGCTAGGAATAGACAGGATAACCTCACCAGCTGGTGCAAACTATACTTACTCTGTGCAAGCTGGAATAAATGCTGGTATTGATATG GTTATGGTCCCTTTCAATTACACCGAGTTCATTGAGGATGCAACATCTCTTGTTAACAAGCGTATCATCAGTATGAGCAGAATTGATGATGCTGTGAGTCGCATCCTTCGAGTGAAATTTACAATGGGCCTCTTCGAGAACCCTTTAGCTGATCTTAGCTTTGCAGATCAGCTTGGAAAGAAG GAGCACAGGGAATTGGCTAGAGAAGCTGTCAGGAAATCACTTGTTCTATTGAAAAATGGCAACACTCCTAATCAACAATTCCTGCCTCTCCCAAAGAAAGCTAGTAAGATCCTCGTAGCTGGAAGTCACGCTAGCAATTTAGGCTACCAGTGTGGTGGATGGTCAATTCAATGGATGGGGGGAAGTGGAGATATTACAGCTG GAACAACAATCCTTGATGCCATAAAGTCCACCGTTGGTGATGCAACACCTGTAGTCTACTCTGAGAACCCTGATGACAGCTTCATGAAGAACAACGAGTTTTCATTTGCTATTGTTGTTGTTGGCGAGCCACCATATGCGGAAACAGTAGGCGATAACACTGATCTGACTATCCTAGACCCTGGTCCAGACACAATCCGAACCGTCTGTTCGGCAGTTAAATGCGCAGTGGTTGTCGTCTCTGGACGGCCTGTCGTCATTGAACCATATCTTCCTCTGATGGAAGCGCTTGTTGCCGCCTGGCTTCCTGGCACAGAAGGGCAGGGTGTCGCTGATGTGCTATTTGGGGACTACGGCTTCACCGGAAAGCTTTCGCGCACTTGGTTCAAGTCTGTAGACCAGCTGCCCATGAATTTTGGAGACCCACACTATGACCCGCTCTTCCCTTTCGGCTTCGGGTTGGCAGTAAATTCATCACAGCCAGG GTTCTCGGGCGCCAGAAGCCGCGGAGATAAGAAGGAAATTAGGGTATGGGCCGTGTTGAGTTTGCTACTGTCAATGATGCTAGCTTGGGCATAG